In one window of Henckelia pumila isolate YLH828 chromosome 1, ASM3356847v2, whole genome shotgun sequence DNA:
- the LOC140875736 gene encoding uncharacterized protein — MASISDVGLFGGASNKRPLENGFVPRYKPRKVSAIRDFPPGCDLSAASADFKHEENGSGGGGVPESGGVNDCHMAHAAIANGVDSFLSPTSIEGDTGDIPKLLKLDGIKNSEIVEDEGPSGVNIEVDCESRCISRPVDKEVVESVDAMVEDVTATGIDGANVEEVMMEIGPTCHELRNEVEVQTLEVLDQPVELDGAESLDALEGKMNTMDDFSDGVAKITESDSSKEETKPEGQTTLETLREVEASVSIPNSVVEEAKSVLDAGSSIDELPLVGFSQPSTSFHGSFKLGASAMVKDKYHPRRVSAVRDFPPGCGTNDRFPTEQKQQTVTLGKDCLDGVQNVEKNFEEMNETSTIKSEDIYDTTENRGSVARELVSFEECNRGSQDSNMEETDARKSTVLSATSAKAVLDSRHSTSVMTETVVRSVKRSAAVRSPLNDFGSDDISHRLVVHGLAAAPFCPWRKGKPASNDLPGESTAGMSKKHTFPRKRKSKAVHSNRNIQADCLGNSSTKKTAVPASYDADGNPGSSVVFDKEDCNVYDEDLPYLTPVPIQAIPCDDEKDIAGPAGKEIVVYAQDPCDDMKPLHGGVSLKDEVEREVVNGRMTTPYCPWTQEKIVLENSDGSNSGRKARNQKLSLRKKTKAVSKKSSSELKFPRDPSMKQEEDSLVHEDGSPKGIMQSVEAGPDHHGDLPANFSAIRKKQDMGVSLPPFGPNYSCQGDARNRVRETLRMFHAICRKLLQKEEANSMPDEEGNSKESDKKTKRIDLASAKVIKHKGKEVNTDKQMFGQVPGVEVGDEFQYRVELAIVGIHRLYQAGIDWMKVDGEPVATSIVASGAYSDDLENADVLIYSGQGGNVVGKTKQPEDQKLERGNLALRNSISAETPVRVVRGWKETKTIDPADSRPKIVSIYVYDGLYTVKRYWTEVGPRGKQVFMFELRRNPGQPELAWKELKNSYKSKTRPGVCVSDISEGKESFPIFAVNIINDEKPPPFNYTPKMIYPDWFCSIPLKGCNCTGRCSDTKKCSCAVRNGGEIPYNHNGAIVEAKPLVFECGPSCNCPPSCYNRVTQRGIRFKLEIFKTDSRGWGLRSVNSIPSGSFICEYAGELLEDKEAEQRVGNDEYLFDIGQNYSDFSLNAEEQAIPIESMEEAEAGYTIDAGQYGNVGRFVNHSCSPNLYAQNVIYDHDDKRMPHVMLFAAENIPPLQELTYHYNYTVDQVRDSNGNIKIKKCYCGSAECTGRMY, encoded by the coding sequence ATGGCTTCGATTTCAGACGTTGGGTTATTTGGGGGAGCGTCGAACAAGAGGCCATTGGAAAATGGTTTTGTGCCCAGATATAAGCCCAGGAAAGTATCTGCGATCCGTGATTTTCCTCCTGGGTGTGATCTAAGTGCTGCATCTGCTGATTTCAAGCATGAAGAGAATGGAAGTGGTGGCGGTGGTGTTCCCGAGTCTGGTGGCGTTAATGATTGCCACATGGCCCATGCTGCGATAGCTAATGGTGTCGACAGTTTCTTATCGCCCACTTCAATAGAGGGTGATACAGGTGACATTCCTAAATTATTGAAACTCGATGGGATAAAGAATTCTGAAATTGTAGAGGATGAGGGACCTAGTGGCGTTAACATCGAGGTTGATTGTGAGTCGCGTTGCATTAGTCGTCCTGTCGATAAAGAAGTAGTTGAGTCGGTGGATGCGATGGTGGAAGATGTTACAGCCACAGGAATAGATGGCGCGAATGTGGAGGAAGTGATGATGGAAATCGGACCCACATGCCACGAGTTGCGAAATGAGGTTGAAGTTCAAACACTCGAAGTATTAGATCAACCCGTTGAATTAGATGGAGCTGAATCATTGGATGCATTGGAGGGGAAAATGAACACCATGGATGATTTCTCGGATGGTGTTGCAAAGATTACAGAGTCTGATTCTTCTAAGGAAGAGACCAAGCCTGAAGGTCAGACAACGTTGGAAACGTTAAGGGAGGTGGAAGCATCTGTTTCAATTCCAAATTCGGTTGTAGAGGAGGCAAAATCCGTTTTAGATGCTGGTTCTTCAATTGATGAATTGCCATTGGTTGGTTTCTCTCAGCCATCAACTTCATTTCATGGCAGTTTTAAGCTAGGGGCTTCTGCTATGGTGAAGGACAAATACCATCCGAGAAGAGTGTCAGCTGTTCGTGACTTCCCTCCAGGTTGTGGGACTAACGATCGGTTTCCTACCGAACAAAAGCAACAGACTGTTACTTTAGGAAAAGACTGCCTCGATGGAGTACAAAATGTTGAAAAAAATTTCGAGGAGATGAATGAAACCAGTACAATAAAATCAGAGGACATATACGATACAACTGAAAACAGAGGCAGTGTAGCTCGCGAGCTCGTAAGTTTTGAGGAATGTAATAGAGGTTCACAAGATAGCAATATGGAGGAAACAGATGCAAGAAAATCTACCGTTTTATCGGCAACCTCGGCCAAGGCAGTGCTTGATAGCAGACATAGTACATCAGTGATGACAGAAACTGTGGTTCGCTCCGTAAAGAGAAGTGCTGCAGTAAGGTCTCCACTCAATGATTTTGGCTCAGATGACATATCGCATAGACTAGTTGTTCATGGCCTGGCTGCTGCACCGTTTTGTCCATGGAGGAAAGGAAAACCAGCTTCAAATGATTTACCTGGTGAATCAACCGCTGGTATGTCAAAAAAGCATACTTTTCCTAGGAAACGTAAGTCTAAAGCCGTTCATTCAAATAGGAATATTCAAGCAGATTGTTTAGGAAATTCATCTACAAAAAAGACAGCAGTTCCTGCTTCCTATGATGCAGATGGAAACCCGGGTTCATCAGTGGTCTTTGACAAGGAAGATTGTAATGTTTATGACGAAGATTTACCCTATTTAACACCTGTTCCGATCCAAGCAATTCCCTGTGATGATGAAAAAGATATTGCAGGACCAGCTGGAAAGGAGATTGTTGTCTATGCACAGGATCCATGTGATGATATGAAGCCTTTGCACGGTGGTGTCAGCTTAAAAGATGAAGTGGAGCGGGAGGTAGTGAACGGTCGGATGACAACACCTTATTGTCCATGGACACAAgagaaaatagttttagaaaaCTCAGATGGAAGTAACAGTGGAAGAAAAGCGAGGAATCAGAAATTGTCCTTGAGAAAAAAGACGAAGGCTGTTTCTAAGAAAAGTAGTTCTGAATTGAAATTTCCGCGAGATCCATCTATGAAGCAGGAAGAAGATTCCCTGGTTCATGAAGATGGTAGCCCCAAGGGAATTATGCAATCGGTTGAGGCAGGTCCTGATCATCATGGAGACTTACCTgcaaatttttctgccatccgtAAAAAGCAAGACATGGGAGTCAGCTTGCCTCCGTTTGGTCCTAACTATTCATGTCAAGGTGATGCCCGTAACAGAGTGAGAGAAACTCTAAGGATGTTTCATGCTATTTGTCGGAAGCTCTTGCAAAAAGAGGAAGCGAATTCAATGCCAGACGAGGAAGGAAACTCGAAGGAGTctgacaaaaaaacaaaaaggatCGATCTTGCCTCTGCAAAGGTAATTAAACACAAAGGAAAAGAAGTTAACACCGATAAACAGATGTTTGGACAAGTACCAGGAGTTGAAGTGGGTGACGAGTTTCAGTACAGGGTGGAACTTGCGATTGTTGGTATTCACCGCTTGTATCAGGCTGGTATAGACTGGATGAAGGTCGATGGCGAACCAGTTGCCACTAGTATTGTTGCTTCTGGGGCTTATTCTGATGATTTGGAGAATGCTGATGTCTTAATATACTCGGGGCAAGGAGGAAATGTTGTTGGGAAGACTAAGCAACCTGAAGATCAGAAGCTTGAAAGAGGTAATTTGGCTTTAAGGAATAGCATATCAGCCGAGACTCCGGTTCGTGTTGTCCGTGGGTGGAAGGAAACAAAGACAATTGATCCAGCTGATTCAAGACCTAAGATAGTCTCCATTTATGTTTATGATGGCCTATACACCGTGAAAAGATATTGGACAGAAGTAGGGCCTCGGGGTAAGCAGGTTTTCATGTTTGAGTTGAGGAGGAATCCTGGTCAACCTGAACTTGCCTGGAAGGAATTGAAGAATTCATATAAATCCAAAACTCGGCCAGGTGTTTGTGTCAGTGATATTTCAGAAGGAAAAGAGTCGTTCCCTATATTTGCTGTCAATATTATTAATGATGAGAAACCTCCCCCATTCAACTACACCCCCAAGATGATATATCCTGATTGGTTCTGTTCCATCCCCCTTAAAGGTTGTAATTGCACAGGGAGATGTAGTGACACTAAAAAATGCTCATGTGCAGTGAGAAACGGGGGTGAGATTCCATACAACCATAACGGAGCTATTGTTGAAGCCAAACCTCTGGTATTTGAGTGTGGCCCTTCTTGTAATTGTCCTCCTTCATGCTATAACAGAGTCACCCAACGTGGCATCAGATTCAAGCTTGAGATATTCAAAACAGATTCAAGGGGCTGGGGTTTAAGGTCCGTAAATTCTATTCCTTCAGGAAGTTTTATATGTGAGTACGCAGGCGAACTTCTTGAAGACAAGGAAGCAGAACAAAGAGTCGGAAATGATGAATATCTCTTTGATATTGGTCAAAATTACAGCGACTTTTCTCTCAATGCGGAAGAACAGGCAATCCCAATCGAATCTATGGAAGAAGCTGAAGCTGGATATACAATTGATGCTGGACAATACGGAAATGTTGGCAGGTTTGTCAATCACAGCTGTTCACCCAATCTCTATGCTCAAAATGTGATATATGATCATGATGACAAGAGGATGCCCCACGTAATGCTTTTCGCCGCGGAGAACATTCCCCCTTTGCAAGAGCTGACTTACCATTACAACTACACAGTTGACCAGGTACGTGATTCAAATGGAAATATCAAGATTAAGAAATGTTACTGTGGTTCTGCAGAATGTACTGGCAGGATGTATTGA
- the LOC140872636 gene encoding uncharacterized protein: MARGQQALNNQAPPNLIARASFEDTGSPLYLQNGDHPGMKLVSHLLTGNNYNSWNRSMTTALTTKNKFVFVDGSLLKPNSDDLLFGAWIRCNSMVISWILNVVSRDIADSLLYMSTASEIWGDLRNRFYESNAPRIFQIKKLLNGLQQGLMDANSYYTKLRILWDELKDFQPVSVRNCGSIKKWMNYQDQECAMQFLMGLNDSYAQIRAQILMMEPTTAISKVFSLVLQEERQREEEMDILMTELCVLDVIILVIRLINVSRFMDVLLVILGINRCN; this comes from the exons ATGGCGAGAGGACAGCAAGCTCTCAATAATCAAGCTCCGCCGAATCTGATTGCGCGAGCATCTTTTGAAGACACCGGTAGTCCTTTGTATTTGCAGAATGGGGATCATCCAGGTATGAAATTGGTATCACACCTGCTTACAGGTAACAATTATAACTCTTGGAATCGATCGATGACTACCGCATTAACAACCAAAAATAAGTTCGTATTTGTTGATGGTTCGTTGCTGAAACCTAATTCCGATGATTTGTTGTTTGGGGCATGGATTCGTTGTAATAGTATGGTAATTTCATGGATATTGAATGTTGTGAGTCGTGATATTGCGGATAGTCTATTGTATATGTCTACTGCCTCTGAAATTTGGGGAGATCTGCGTAATCGATTTTATGAGAGTAATGCTCCACGAATCTTCCAGATTAAGAAACTATTGAATGGTCTGCAACAAGGCTTAATGGATGCTAATTCATATTATACAAAATTGAGAATTTTGTGGGATGAACTTAAGGATTTTCAACCGGTGTCTGTGCGCAATTGTGGTTCAATAAAAAAGTGGATGAACTATCAAGATCAGGAATGTGCTATGCAGTTTTTGATGGGATTAAACGATTCTTATGCTCAAATACGAGCTCAAATCTTGATGATGGAACCGACTACAGCAATATCAAAGGTTTTCTCATTAGTATTGCAAGAGGAAAGACAGC GGGAGGAAGAAATGGATATCCTAATGACAGAACTCTGTGTTCTGGATGTCATTATCCTGGTCATACGGTTGATAAATGTTTCAAGATTCATGGATGTCCTCCTGGTCATCCTAGGTATAAACAGATGCAACTGA